One Kaistella polysaccharea DNA segment encodes these proteins:
- a CDS encoding Fic family protein: protein MSVAKFTPYDLKLVEPTFKSNLTDLIIELDYLRKKPLGGSTHPKVFFQLKHIFHTLESIGSARIEGNRTTIAEYIETKLDDEVNVSSGIQEIQNIEKAMEFVEENIQDNPINTLFISELHKMIVDGLSVPPYGEGDSNPGIYRKNNLKINQSSHLPPDHFRVGDYMKELFDFISVDNSPKYDLLKAAIAHHRFVWIHPYGNGNGRTVRLFTYAMLVKTGFNVNVGRIINPTAVFCSNRNDYYENLSKADLGTDEGILEWCEYVLKGLKDEIEKIDKLSDYEYLKKEILIPTINHSLERKYITEIESKILKKVIEIQVVQATDVKEFFKGKHSSEISRQIKKLIDKKMIIPENDGMRKYIIRFDNNFLLRGIIKTLGEKGFLPIRD from the coding sequence ATGTCAGTAGCAAAATTTACCCCATACGATTTAAAATTAGTTGAACCAACTTTCAAAAGTAATTTAACAGACTTAATTATTGAGTTAGATTACTTACGAAAAAAACCACTTGGAGGATCAACTCATCCAAAAGTTTTCTTTCAACTCAAACACATTTTTCATACTTTAGAAAGTATTGGATCGGCACGAATTGAAGGAAATAGAACTACGATAGCTGAATACATTGAAACAAAATTAGACGATGAAGTAAATGTTTCATCTGGAATTCAAGAGATTCAGAATATTGAGAAAGCAATGGAATTCGTTGAGGAGAATATTCAAGATAATCCAATTAATACTCTTTTTATTAGTGAGTTACATAAGATGATTGTAGATGGTTTATCTGTTCCACCTTATGGCGAGGGTGATTCTAATCCTGGAATTTATAGAAAAAATAATTTAAAAATAAATCAATCTAGTCATTTACCTCCTGATCATTTTAGAGTGGGTGATTATATGAAAGAATTATTTGATTTTATTAGTGTTGACAATAGTCCAAAATATGACTTACTAAAAGCAGCGATTGCTCACCACAGGTTTGTTTGGATTCATCCATATGGTAATGGAAATGGACGTACAGTGAGATTATTTACTTACGCAATGCTCGTCAAAACTGGATTTAATGTAAACGTTGGTCGAATAATTAATCCAACAGCTGTTTTTTGTAGTAATAGGAATGATTATTATGAAAATTTATCGAAAGCTGATTTAGGTACTGATGAAGGAATTTTAGAATGGTGCGAATATGTATTGAAAGGTCTAAAAGATGAGATTGAAAAAATTGATAAATTAAGTGATTATGAATATTTAAAAAAAGAAATTTTAATTCCTACAATTAATCACTCACTTGAAAGAAAATATATAACAGAAATTGAATCTAAAATTTTGAAAAAAGTTATAGAAATTCAAGTTGTGCAAGCAACTGACGTAAAGGAGTTTTTTAAAGGTAAACATAGCTCAGAAATTTCAAGACAAATTAAAAAACTAATTGATAAAAAAATGATTATTCCTGAAAATGATGGAATGCGTAAATATATAATTCGGTTTGATAATAATTTTCTATTACGTGGAATTATTAAGACTCTTGGGGAGAAAGGATTTTTACCAATAAGAGACTAA